Proteins encoded by one window of Juglans regia cultivar Chandler chromosome 15, Walnut 2.0, whole genome shotgun sequence:
- the LOC108993036 gene encoding protein DETOXIFICATION 48-like: protein MKTHTINLNKSADDLQLDDEELHRWPTYSEALAEIKAIGKISGPTTITGLLLYSRAMISMLFLGYLGELELAGGSLSIGFANITGYSVISGLAMGMEPICGQAYGAKQWKLLGLTVQRTILLLLSTSVPISFMWLNMKRILLWCGQDEEISSVAHTFILFSIPDLFFLSLLHPLRIYLRTQSITLPLTYCSAISVLLHVPINFLLVFHFKMGIAGVAIAMVWTNLNLFLLISSFVYFSGVYRDSWVSPSMDCLRGWTSLLALAIPTCISVCLEWWWYEFMIMLCGLLANPKATIASMGILIQTTSLVYVFPSSLSLGVSTRVGNELGANRPAKARISMIVSLVCAVGLGIAAMFFTTLMRHQWGRFFTSDAEILELTSIALPLAGLCELGNCPQTTGCGVLRGSARPTIGANINLGSFYAVGMPVAIFLGFVAKMGFPGLWFGLLAAQVSCALLMLHVLRKTDWMVQVERAKELTQTCAMSSAASSLPISSATVPESNCPKKSKIEAANLEEILWVNSDELGKSTSLETDPLIISSTTTTTTHTVLH from the exons ATGAAAACCCATACCATAAATCTCAACAAATCTGCGGATGATCTTCAGCTTGATGATGAAGAACTTCATAGGTGGCCAACTTATTCTGAG GCCTTGGCAGAAATCAAAGCCATAGGGAAGATCTCAGGCCCAACAACCATCACCGGTCTACTTCTATATTCAAGAGCGATGATCTCCATGCTTTTTCTGGGGTATCTTGGAGAGCTTGAGCTCGCCGGAGGATCTCTCTCTATCGGCTTCGCCAACATCACCGGCTACTCTGTGATCTCCGGTTTGGCCATGGGAATGGAACCCATCTGTGGACAAGCTTATGGTGCCAAACAATGGAAGCTTCTTGGATTAACTGTGCAAAGGACaatccttctccttctctcgaCCTCCGTTCCCATCTCTTTCATGTGGCTAAACATGAAAAGAATCCTCTTGTGGTGTGGCCAAGACGAAGAAATATCATCCGTTGCCCATACtttcattctcttctccattCCAGACCTCTTCTTCCTTTCGCTTCTTCACCCTCTTCGAATCTATCTGAGAACCCAAAGCATCACATTACCTTTAACTTACTGTTCAGCCATCTCTGTTCTCCTTCACGTTCCAATAAATTTCCTTCTCGTCTTCCATTTCAAGATGGGTATTGCTGGGGTTGCCATAGCAATGGTCTGGACTAATCTCAATCTCTTCCTCTTGATTTCTTCGTTCGTTTATTTCTCCGGCGTGTACAGAGATTCGTGGGTGTCTCCAAGCATGGATTGCCTCCGGGGCTGGACCTCTCTGCTCGCGCTGGCGATTCCAACTTGCATCTCCGTGTGCCTTGAATGGTGGTGGTACGAGTTCATGATAATGCTGTGTGGACTTCTAGCCAATCCGAAAGCAACCATTGCATCCATGGGAATCCTAATCCAAACGACTTCTCTTGTCTACGTCTTTCCTTCATCTCTCAGTCTTGGAGTTTCCACAAGAGTTGGGAACGAACTAGGCGCAAACCGCCCAGCAAAAGCCCGAATTTCCATGATTGTCTCTCTAGTTTGTGCAGTCGGTTTAGGCATTGCAGCCATGTTTTTCACAACCTTAATGAGGCATCAATGGGGTCGGTTCTTCACAAGCGATGCTGAAATCCTAGAGCTCACTTCAATTGCATTGCCACTCGCGGGGCTATGCGAGCTTGGAAATTGCCCACAAACCACTGGCTGTGGAGTTTTGAGAGGCAGCGCAAGGCCAACCATTGGAGCAAACATCAATCTGGGGTCATTTTATGCAGTGGGAATGCCTGTGGCAATCTTTTTGGGATTTGTAGCCAAAATGGGGTTTCCGGGTCTCTGGTTTGGTTTGCTTGCAGCGCAGGTCTCCTGCGCCCTGCTCATGCTGCATGTCCTCCGCAAAACAGATTGGATGGTTCAGGTAGAAAGAGCAAAAGAACTCACACAAACTTGTGCCATGTCTTCAGCAGCTTCTTCTTTGCCAATATCATCAGCAACAGTACCGGAATCAAACTGTCCTAAGAAATCAAAGATCGAAGCTGCTAATCTTGAAGAGAT